Below is a genomic region from Microbacterium sp. KUDC0406.
TCGCCATGCTGGTCCGCGAATCACTGCGGATGCGGCCCGACCGGCTGATCGTGGGGGAGTGCCGTGGTGAGGAGGTGCGCGATCTGCTCACCGCGCTGAACACCGGGCACGACGGCGGAGCGGGCACCCTGCACGCCAGCGGTCTGGCCGACGTGCCTGCCCGCCTCGAGGCGCTCGGCGCGCTCGCGGGGATGGATGCGCCGGCGCTGGCGCGCCAGGTCGTGAGCGCGTTCACCGTGGTGGTGCATCTCGCCAGGCGCCCGGACGGCACCCGGCAGATCGTGCAGACCGGCCGGTTCGTGCTCGACGGCGAACGCCTGGGAATCGAGGAGGTGCGGCCGTGGTGAGATCTCTGCGGTCCCGCAGGACGACGGATGGCGGAATCGACGCCGCCCAGGCGGCGGCCGCAGTCCGCACCCTCGCGGTGCTGCTTCAGGCCGGTGCCCGGCCGATGACGGCCTGGGGGCATCTCGCCGAGTCCGGGGACGCCCATGCCGAGCGCGTGGTGGCGCGCTGCGACGAGGGCGGGGAACTGATCGCGGCGATCGCCGCGGAGGACGGTGCCTGGGTCGATGTCGCCGCTGCGTGGGAGATCGCGACGATCGTCGGTGCGCCGCTCGCCGAGGTGCTGCGGTCTCTCGCCGAGTCGCTGCAGGACGCTGCGACCGCGGCCGACGATGTGCGGATCGCGCTCGCCGAGCCGACCGGCACGGCCCGGCTGCTGCTGTGGCTGCCGTTCGCCGGGCTGCTCCTGGGGCTCGCGCTCGGCTTCGACACGATCGGCGTGCTCGTGACGAACCCGTTCGGCGCGGGATGCGTGGTGGCGGGCGTGCTTCTCGTGCTGGCTGCACGCGGGTGGACGGCGGCGCTGGTGCGCAGGGCGCAGCCCGCCTCCGGCACGCCGGGGATGCATGCCGAGCTCATGTCCGTCGCCCTCGCCGGTGGCGCGGCGATCCCGCGGGCGCTGCAGCTGGTGGAGCGCAGTGCCGCCTCGCTCGGCGACGACGCCGACCGCACCGCCTCCGTGCTGGAGCTGTCGCGTTCCGCCGGTGTCCCCGCCGGTGAGCTGCTGCGCGCCTCAGCGGCGCAGCAGCGTCAGGAGGCCCGCGTGCAGGGACGGCTGCGCGCGGCGCGCCTCTCGTCGCGGCTCCTGCTGCCGCTCGGAGCGTGCACGCTGCCGGCGTTCCTGCTGCTCGGCGTCGCCCCGCTCATGCTCAGCGTCCTCACCTCGACCCCGTTGCCGATCTGAACGTCCGGGCGCAGCAGGCGCCCGCCGAGAGAAAGAAGAAGGAAATGAACGAGAACCCGATCCCCGAGCTGACCCGGCGCAGAGCCGCGTCGCTGTTCGCCGACGAGTCAGGAGCCGCGACGGCTGAGTACGCGATCACGACGATGGCGGCCGTGGCCTTCGCGGGTCTCCTGGTCGTCATCATGAGGTCCGACGAGGTGCGCGGCATCCTCACCGACCTCGTGCGCCGGGCGCTCACGGTGTCGTGATGCGATCGCGCGGGCGGCGGACGCCGGACGATCGGGGATCGGTGGCGGCGGAACTCGCCATCGCGGTCCCCGCCGTGCTCCTGGTGCTGCTGCTGGGCGTCGGCGCGCTCGCCGCCGCCGCTCGCCAGGTCGCGCTGCAGGATGCCGCGGCCGATGCCGCCCGGCTGCTCGGTCGGGGCGAGAGCGCAGGCCGCGCGTTCGGAGCCATCAGCTCCGCGGTCGACGGGGCCAGTGCG
It encodes:
- a CDS encoding TadE family type IV pilus minor pilin, whose translation is MAAELAIAVPAVLLVLLLGVGALAAAARQVALQDAAADAARLLGRGESAGRAFGAISSAVDGASAASEQRGDLICVTATADLSVGRVITVPLRASSCALSGGL
- a CDS encoding DUF4244 domain-containing protein, which encodes MNENPIPELTRRRAASLFADESGAATAEYAITTMAAVAFAGLLVVIMRSDEVRGILTDLVRRALTVS
- a CDS encoding type II secretion system F family protein — encoded protein: MVRSLRSRRTTDGGIDAAQAAAAVRTLAVLLQAGARPMTAWGHLAESGDAHAERVVARCDEGGELIAAIAAEDGAWVDVAAAWEIATIVGAPLAEVLRSLAESLQDAATAADDVRIALAEPTGTARLLLWLPFAGLLLGLALGFDTIGVLVTNPFGAGCVVAGVLLVLAARGWTAALVRRAQPASGTPGMHAELMSVALAGGAAIPRALQLVERSAASLGDDADRTASVLELSRSAGVPAGELLRASAAQQRQEARVQGRLRAARLSSRLLLPLGACTLPAFLLLGVAPLMLSVLTSTPLPI